Proteins encoded together in one Pelagicoccus albus window:
- a CDS encoding MarC family NAAT transporter: protein MDNAYQLLLATLASLLPITNPLGNAAIFLSITKDRSSKERNKIAFRASLYMFCILTAFLVGGSFILHFFGLSLEGIRIAGGLLIMKFGFDQLQPKSTNTHSDEEHQEAKAKEDISFSPLAMPLLAGPGAIASVMSTSSYVPSPSLASWSVIILGILITCSICWILLRQAEKLMKLLGVNGANALTKIMGFLLLCIGVQLGIAGVQGLIG from the coding sequence GTGGACAACGCATACCAGCTTCTCCTTGCCACTTTGGCCTCACTCCTACCCATCACTAACCCGCTCGGCAATGCAGCCATATTCCTTTCCATTACCAAGGATCGCAGTTCGAAGGAACGAAACAAAATAGCGTTTCGGGCGAGCCTCTACATGTTCTGCATACTGACTGCGTTTCTGGTCGGCGGCAGTTTCATCCTTCATTTCTTTGGGCTGAGCTTGGAAGGAATCCGAATCGCTGGAGGACTTCTGATAATGAAATTTGGCTTCGACCAACTTCAGCCAAAATCCACCAACACCCATTCCGATGAAGAACATCAGGAGGCGAAAGCCAAAGAAGACATTTCGTTTTCTCCCCTCGCCATGCCTTTGCTTGCTGGCCCGGGCGCTATCGCATCGGTGATGAGCACCTCGTCCTATGTTCCTTCCCCTTCGCTAGCAAGCTGGTCGGTCATCATCCTTGGGATTTTAATCACTTGTTCCATCTGTTGGATACTCCTGCGTCAGGCTGAAAAATTGATGAAGCTCCTAGGCGTAAACGGAGCCAATGCGCTCACGAAAATAATGGGATTCCTGCTGCTCTGTATCGGAGTCCAGCTTGGGATAGCTGGGGTTCAAGGCTTGATTGGTTAA
- a CDS encoding pyruvate carboxylase subunit B: protein MSKPVIFNNTVLRDGHQSLAATRMTTEQMLPALEVLDGMGFGCLETWGGATIDAGLRFLKEFPFDRLDAIRSRTKSKHMMLLRGQNIVQYAHFPDDIVETFIKTSAKHGMDIFRIFDALNDPRNMGTAIKAAKAAGKEAQGVICYTTSPVHTTEAFVKLGRELEEAGCGSLCLKDMAGLVPPQQAYDIIKGLKDSVKIPVVLHTHDTAGLGATTYYAGIEAGVDYIDTSVIPFANGTGQPDTARMLSMLENHPRCPKYDLDALQFLREHFTKVYEELKDFTSFSNERVDSDALKYQVPGGMLSNFRNQLKEQKMEDKFEDVFKEIPVVREALGWIPLVTPTSQIVGVQAMLNVKFGRWKNFSPQATDIALGYYGRTPAPVNPEVQKIAAEKSGKDPITVRPADLKDPGMDALRKALAAKDMPTDDEHCVIQAMFPQELDAYYKSKNQPAPAAAPAAAPAPSEPAKAGPTESITLSDSARQYNISVKGKSYSVAVEEL, encoded by the coding sequence ATGAGCAAACCAGTCATCTTCAACAATACCGTCTTGCGCGACGGCCACCAATCTCTCGCAGCTACCCGCATGACAACCGAGCAAATGCTTCCCGCCCTCGAGGTTTTGGACGGCATGGGCTTCGGTTGCCTCGAGACTTGGGGTGGAGCGACCATCGATGCGGGTCTCCGCTTCCTGAAGGAATTCCCCTTCGATCGCCTCGACGCGATTCGCTCGCGTACCAAGAGCAAGCACATGATGCTGCTACGCGGACAAAACATTGTTCAATACGCCCACTTTCCAGACGACATCGTCGAAACCTTCATCAAGACGTCCGCCAAGCACGGCATGGACATCTTCCGTATCTTTGACGCACTGAACGACCCCCGCAATATGGGCACTGCGATCAAGGCCGCCAAGGCTGCCGGCAAGGAAGCCCAGGGCGTAATTTGCTACACCACATCCCCAGTCCACACCACAGAAGCCTTCGTAAAGCTGGGTCGCGAACTGGAAGAAGCGGGCTGCGGCTCTCTCTGCTTGAAGGACATGGCTGGCCTAGTTCCTCCGCAACAGGCGTACGATATTATCAAAGGCCTGAAGGATTCGGTTAAGATCCCAGTCGTTCTCCACACTCACGACACTGCAGGATTGGGAGCGACCACTTACTACGCAGGTATCGAAGCGGGCGTCGACTACATCGATACTTCCGTAATTCCTTTCGCCAACGGTACTGGCCAACCGGATACAGCTCGCATGCTCTCCATGCTAGAGAACCACCCGCGTTGCCCGAAGTACGATCTCGACGCTCTCCAGTTCCTGCGTGAGCACTTCACCAAGGTGTACGAAGAGCTAAAGGACTTCACTAGCTTCTCCAATGAGCGCGTGGATTCCGACGCTCTCAAGTACCAAGTACCGGGAGGCATGCTCTCCAACTTCCGCAACCAGCTCAAAGAGCAGAAGATGGAAGACAAATTCGAGGACGTGTTTAAGGAAATCCCAGTGGTGCGCGAAGCGCTCGGCTGGATCCCACTCGTAACGCCTACTTCTCAAATCGTGGGCGTACAAGCGATGCTCAACGTCAAGTTTGGCCGCTGGAAGAACTTCTCGCCACAAGCGACCGACATCGCTCTCGGCTACTACGGACGCACTCCTGCCCCTGTTAATCCAGAGGTTCAAAAGATCGCAGCGGAAAAATCCGGCAAGGATCCGATCACTGTTCGCCCTGCCGACCTCAAGGACCCTGGAATGGACGCATTGCGCAAAGCACTGGCCGCTAAGGATATGCCAACAGACGACGAGCACTGCGTCATTCAGGCCATGTTCCCGCAAGAGTTGGACGCATACTACAAGAGCAAAAATCAACCCGCTCCTGCCGCGGCACCAGCAGCTGCTCCAGCTCCTAGCGAGCCTGCCAAAGCCGGTCCCACGGAGTCCATCACACTCAGCGATTCAGCTCGCCAATACAACATATCCGTCAAAGGCAAAAGCTATTCCGTCGCGGTCGAGGAACTCTAA
- a CDS encoding M16 family metallopeptidase: MKLSYRSIPLLFVSLFASAASAFAGYKLVQEPLPNDLMQVHIYELDNGLTVYLTENHETPTFRSEITVRAGSKDDPADVTGLAHYLEHLLFKGNAKMGSSDWEKEKVHIDRISDLYEEHFNTEDPEERARIYEEINKESQLAAQYAIPNEFDTLISALGGSGVNAYTAPDRTVYLEELPSNRLEQWAVIESNRFSDPVFRLFQPELEIVYEEKNRAMDSKDRLIQEKIFELLYGDHPYGSQTALGSIEHLKKPSLKKIHEFFNAHYVANNMAIALAGDFEVEEVIEIIDEHFSSWKSGEIPEFTRPMPAPITEKKAATITYPGEENVIIGFDTAPTKSEDEQALKLVDMILDNANAGLINLNLNQQQRVSSAGSFPYIRNDAGSQFLWGAPKEGQTLEEVEALLLEQLDLLMAGEFEDWILPAIVTDFKKSEKLALETNAGRLRVISSSFGEKKAWPDVVNEISRMESVTKEQLVAVANKYFSKPYVVTYRKNGDYTPPTVPKPKFDPIDIDRSKQSEFVADVLAIESDPIEPDFVEKGTDYQVVDLANGTQLYYVENPANDLFTLSKVFEMGSSEKRKLSMASALLDKSGTTKRSASELKKAWYALGADFSFSVGNHNTSLGVSGLEENFDETLALYSEVLHESVGEPDVLKELIAIQLKQKEDAMKEPSVIFNALRNYARYGEESPFLTALSSDEIKALTVDELIGELNQLSKYKHDYLYVGQMPVNEVAAKLNKLERTKIALLPTPERVQPKLHQPQSNEISYVDYETAQSQIRIEFPGGDFDESELPMIETFNEYFYGGMSGIVFQEMREARALAYSVWAHYLVSDYADGENLVMGFIGTQADKTVDSIAAYLDLWDEMPRSTDRFAIIKNSLDNQYRVSKIGFRDVLGAVKSWERLGLEGDPREHRYEEIMDASIEELFSFYDSEIQGKPKMISILGPSAAIDETKLQEYGEVTDLKIEDIFVD, from the coding sequence ATGAAATTGTCCTATCGCTCGATCCCCTTGTTGTTCGTGAGCCTTTTCGCCTCGGCTGCCTCTGCATTTGCTGGCTACAAGCTGGTTCAAGAGCCATTGCCCAACGACCTCATGCAGGTCCACATCTATGAGTTGGACAATGGCCTCACAGTCTACCTAACCGAGAATCACGAGACTCCCACTTTCCGTTCCGAGATCACGGTGAGAGCTGGTTCGAAGGACGATCCCGCGGATGTCACAGGACTTGCTCACTATCTCGAGCATTTGCTTTTTAAGGGAAATGCCAAGATGGGCTCCTCTGATTGGGAAAAGGAAAAGGTCCATATCGATCGGATATCGGATCTCTATGAAGAGCATTTCAATACGGAGGATCCTGAGGAGCGGGCCCGCATTTACGAAGAGATAAACAAGGAGTCTCAGCTGGCGGCTCAGTACGCGATCCCGAATGAATTTGATACGCTGATTTCGGCATTGGGAGGTAGCGGGGTAAATGCTTACACCGCTCCGGATAGGACTGTGTACCTCGAGGAACTGCCCTCCAACCGCTTGGAACAGTGGGCTGTGATCGAATCGAACCGCTTTTCGGATCCGGTTTTCCGACTTTTCCAGCCCGAGCTTGAAATCGTATACGAAGAGAAAAATAGGGCTATGGACAGCAAGGATCGTCTGATCCAGGAGAAGATCTTCGAGCTGCTCTACGGCGATCATCCCTATGGTTCGCAGACCGCTCTTGGTTCCATCGAGCATCTCAAAAAGCCGTCTCTCAAGAAGATTCATGAATTCTTCAACGCCCATTATGTTGCGAATAATATGGCAATCGCTTTAGCGGGTGATTTCGAAGTGGAGGAGGTAATCGAAATTATTGACGAGCATTTCTCATCTTGGAAATCGGGTGAGATACCGGAGTTTACCCGTCCTATGCCGGCTCCTATAACGGAGAAGAAGGCGGCGACCATTACTTATCCCGGCGAGGAAAATGTGATCATCGGATTCGATACAGCTCCAACTAAGAGCGAGGACGAGCAAGCTCTCAAGCTGGTCGACATGATTCTTGATAACGCAAATGCGGGTCTGATTAATTTGAACCTTAACCAGCAACAGCGGGTATCGTCAGCTGGATCTTTCCCTTACATCCGTAATGATGCAGGAAGCCAGTTTTTGTGGGGAGCTCCCAAAGAAGGGCAGACCTTGGAAGAGGTGGAAGCCTTACTTCTTGAACAGTTGGATTTGCTGATGGCTGGCGAGTTCGAAGATTGGATCCTTCCGGCTATCGTGACGGATTTTAAGAAAAGCGAAAAGCTTGCCCTTGAGACGAATGCGGGTCGTCTGCGGGTGATCAGCTCCTCTTTCGGTGAGAAAAAGGCCTGGCCGGATGTCGTGAATGAGATCAGCCGTATGGAATCCGTTACCAAGGAACAGTTGGTAGCGGTGGCGAACAAGTATTTTTCAAAGCCTTATGTTGTCACGTATCGGAAAAATGGAGACTATACACCGCCGACGGTGCCGAAGCCAAAGTTTGATCCCATCGATATTGATCGCAGCAAGCAATCCGAGTTTGTAGCGGATGTGCTAGCCATAGAGTCTGATCCTATCGAGCCGGATTTCGTGGAGAAAGGAACAGACTACCAGGTTGTCGATTTGGCTAATGGTACTCAGCTCTACTACGTTGAAAATCCGGCTAATGACTTGTTTACGCTGTCTAAGGTTTTCGAGATGGGAAGCAGCGAGAAGCGTAAGCTTTCCATGGCCTCCGCTTTGCTGGACAAGTCTGGTACCACGAAACGCTCTGCCAGCGAACTGAAAAAGGCGTGGTATGCCTTGGGAGCGGATTTCAGTTTCTCGGTGGGCAACCACAACACATCCCTTGGTGTCAGCGGTTTGGAGGAGAACTTCGACGAGACCTTAGCTCTTTACTCGGAAGTCTTGCACGAATCCGTCGGTGAACCGGATGTGTTGAAAGAACTTATCGCTATCCAGCTAAAGCAAAAGGAAGACGCGATGAAAGAGCCGAGCGTCATTTTCAACGCTTTGCGTAATTACGCCCGTTACGGCGAAGAGTCTCCGTTTCTAACCGCACTCTCCTCCGATGAGATCAAGGCCTTGACGGTTGATGAGTTGATAGGCGAATTGAATCAGCTTTCCAAATACAAGCATGATTACCTCTACGTGGGTCAGATGCCGGTCAATGAGGTTGCGGCCAAACTGAACAAGTTGGAGCGGACTAAGATCGCCTTGCTGCCAACACCTGAACGTGTTCAGCCCAAGTTGCATCAACCCCAGTCGAACGAAATCTCATACGTGGATTACGAGACTGCTCAGTCGCAAATAAGAATTGAGTTTCCCGGTGGCGATTTTGACGAGAGCGAGTTGCCCATGATCGAGACTTTTAACGAGTATTTCTATGGGGGCATGTCTGGTATCGTATTCCAGGAAATGCGTGAGGCGAGAGCCTTGGCGTATTCGGTATGGGCTCACTACCTTGTATCCGATTATGCGGACGGAGAGAATCTCGTGATGGGATTTATCGGAACCCAAGCGGATAAGACAGTCGATTCGATCGCTGCCTACCTTGATCTCTGGGACGAGATGCCACGTTCAACGGATCGTTTTGCGATCATCAAAAACTCTTTGGATAATCAGTACCGTGTCTCTAAAATTGGTTTCCGAGACGTACTTGGAGCCGTCAAATCTTGGGAGCGATTGGGCTTGGAGGGAGATCCCCGCGAACATCGCTATGAGGAGATTATGGATGCGAGCATCGAGGAATTGTTCTCCTTTTACGATTCGGAGATTCAAGGAAAGCCAAAGATGATATCGATTTTAGGTCCATCTGCAGCGATCGATGAAACGAAACTGCAAGAGTATGGCGAGGTGACCGACCTGAAGATCGAAGATATCTTTGTCGATTAG
- a CDS encoding M3 family metallopeptidase, whose protein sequence is MNTASNRTRELAGLFRFYRSIKLSVSFVFLCVGAGPILGQETELPSNLDAYQEKAATFGAYLVLPHFERSPEEIEASIQKAIDDATMAMDAIAALPDGKRTFENTIVALENLGSDASVVSSRINIIKETSQDPEVRSAAREAVKRFRNWSVGLDYREDIYEAVKAFAETSPVLEGEDKLLFDEVMRDYRRSGMALPSAERSEVEEMRKRLSSMLTDFRSNISSTREELVFSRAELAGVPATLLEQEGVKTGEDEYTVMPNVTFHFVSVMENCSVEATRRKMKETRYSLAREENAGLLQDIVELRAAIAEKLGYETWADYRIEPKMAKDAETALAFEREFVEGLEPKFKSELAAFRELKVEETGDPNAEIKMWDWRYYANQLKKRRYSVDTEALRVFFPYEQTLRGMFSTYERTFGLKIEEVEAPYRWVDDLTLHMVSDAETGEPLGLVYLDMFPREGKYNHFAQFAFIRGKQDPGGQYRRPTVALLCNFPKALGEEPALLSHSEVETLFHEFGHALHSIMTRAKYQRFSGTSVPRDFVEVPSQLLERWTWSKPVLDTFARDYRDTSKTIPAEVLERMKQAQLATVATHYRRQLGLGMLDLTLHTQVKEGSGKDVIELSNQVFSKVFLPVPADTSFATFFGHLTGYDAGYYGYAWADAIASDLSTVFEESEKGYFDEEAGKRLREEIYAPGGSREIETSIKRFLGRSRSIEPFLQELGIESGNS, encoded by the coding sequence ATGCGTACCAAGAAAAGGCTGCGACCTTTGGGGCCTACCTCGTATTACCGCATTTTGAGCGAAGTCCGGAGGAAATCGAGGCTTCTATCCAGAAGGCGATCGATGATGCGACCATGGCTATGGATGCTATCGCGGCCTTGCCGGACGGAAAGCGTACATTTGAAAATACGATCGTGGCCCTCGAAAATCTCGGCAGTGATGCGTCCGTTGTTTCGTCCCGCATAAACATAATTAAGGAGACCAGCCAGGATCCTGAAGTTCGTTCCGCGGCTCGAGAAGCGGTGAAACGTTTTCGGAACTGGAGTGTGGGCCTCGACTACAGAGAGGATATTTACGAGGCGGTAAAGGCCTTCGCTGAGACATCGCCGGTTTTGGAAGGAGAGGATAAACTGCTTTTCGACGAAGTCATGAGGGACTATCGACGCTCGGGTATGGCCTTGCCGTCTGCGGAGCGGAGCGAAGTGGAGGAAATGCGCAAACGGCTAAGCTCCATGTTGACCGATTTTCGTAGCAATATCAGCTCGACCCGCGAGGAGCTCGTTTTTTCAAGAGCTGAACTAGCCGGTGTCCCTGCAACTTTGCTGGAGCAAGAAGGGGTCAAGACAGGCGAGGACGAATATACTGTGATGCCGAACGTGACCTTTCACTTCGTTTCGGTGATGGAAAACTGCAGTGTGGAAGCGACGCGTCGCAAAATGAAAGAAACTCGTTACTCCCTCGCTCGGGAGGAAAACGCGGGACTGCTGCAGGATATTGTGGAGCTAAGAGCTGCGATTGCGGAAAAGTTAGGCTACGAGACTTGGGCGGATTATCGGATCGAGCCAAAGATGGCTAAGGATGCAGAGACCGCCTTGGCTTTCGAACGTGAGTTCGTCGAAGGGCTGGAACCGAAATTTAAATCCGAGTTGGCTGCGTTTCGTGAGCTTAAGGTAGAGGAGACGGGCGACCCGAATGCCGAAATCAAAATGTGGGACTGGCGCTACTACGCTAACCAGTTGAAGAAGCGTCGCTATTCTGTGGATACGGAAGCCTTGCGTGTTTTCTTTCCGTATGAACAAACATTGCGAGGCATGTTCTCAACCTACGAGCGCACCTTCGGCCTGAAGATCGAAGAGGTGGAAGCTCCATATCGCTGGGTAGACGATCTAACGCTGCACATGGTTTCAGATGCTGAAACGGGCGAGCCGCTCGGCTTGGTTTATCTCGATATGTTTCCAAGAGAAGGGAAGTACAACCACTTCGCACAGTTTGCCTTCATTCGTGGCAAGCAGGATCCAGGCGGCCAATACCGCCGTCCGACCGTGGCCTTGCTCTGTAATTTTCCCAAGGCTCTTGGAGAAGAGCCAGCTTTGCTGTCGCACTCGGAAGTTGAAACGCTTTTCCACGAGTTCGGCCACGCTCTGCACTCCATCATGACGCGGGCGAAATACCAGCGGTTCTCCGGTACCAGCGTGCCGCGCGATTTCGTAGAAGTGCCTTCACAGTTGCTCGAACGTTGGACTTGGAGCAAGCCTGTCTTGGATACGTTTGCCCGGGATTATCGTGACACGTCCAAGACTATTCCTGCCGAAGTCTTAGAGCGTATGAAACAGGCTCAACTTGCCACAGTCGCCACGCATTACCGTCGCCAACTTGGACTAGGAATGCTTGATCTTACTCTGCATACCCAAGTGAAGGAAGGCAGTGGGAAAGACGTGATCGAGCTTTCCAACCAAGTTTTCAGCAAGGTTTTCCTACCGGTGCCGGCCGACACTAGTTTCGCTACTTTTTTCGGTCATCTGACTGGGTATGATGCGGGCTACTACGGCTACGCTTGGGCGGATGCGATCGCCTCGGACTTGTCCACGGTTTTTGAGGAAAGCGAGAAGGGCTACTTTGACGAGGAAGCCGGGAAACGCTTGCGTGAAGAAATCTATGCTCCCGGCGGATCGCGTGAAATCGAAACTTCGATTAAACGCTTTTTGGGGCGAAGCCGCTCTATCGAGCCGTTCTTGCAAGAGCTAGGTATCGAAAGCGGTAACAGCTGA
- a CDS encoding metallopeptidase family protein, whose product MKLPRYEWARLQGQAEEEVRACLQELPDELRSAAESVPVLYRKYHPNAPHIDPEAMYILGEYIAQEDALGGMDESGVIALYLGAIAWYCEDEKLVFVEEIRTTFLHELGHHFGWDEAEVEERGL is encoded by the coding sequence ATGAAGTTACCCAGATACGAATGGGCTAGGTTACAAGGGCAGGCCGAAGAAGAGGTGAGGGCTTGCCTGCAGGAATTGCCCGATGAGTTGCGAAGCGCTGCCGAGTCGGTTCCGGTTTTGTATCGCAAGTATCACCCCAATGCTCCGCATATCGATCCTGAGGCGATGTATATTTTGGGCGAATACATTGCGCAGGAGGATGCCCTTGGTGGCATGGATGAGAGTGGTGTGATCGCTCTCTATCTCGGCGCGATTGCCTGGTATTGCGAAGACGAAAAGCTTGTATTTGTTGAAGAAATACGGACGACTTTCTTGCACGAATTAGGGCATCACTTTGGCTGGGATGAAGCTGAGGTAGAGGAAAGAGGGCTCTAG
- a CDS encoding ABC transporter permease: protein MPNLAKIIFLKELKETLRDKRVILGVIVSPLLLTPCLMGAAMFFASKKAVDQQTATLEVGIYEETAFPELTEYIESNDSLAVTRYDSRERSMDALKAFESRAIVVIAPEAREVFLANGSAPVEIIYDQANENSGNAHGRLRGILNEFNREQIQQRLAASNLDESFVKPTELKSTNIADKSAMVGFALSMFLPYLVVMGAAFGGLNTAFDLCAGEKERGTMETLLVSPASRYEIVKGKLFTIFAVSLISAICSILGIVIALTFGGQILENIFGQSLQLSYLNLAALVIIVVPLALLSSSALLLVSTFARNPKEAQAYIFPFVAVFLFPAVISSIIGAESPLYTSLIPVLNIALSMKQLLGNAFDLTFFSLALVSSIAYAWASIRLVAAFFQRESILFRS, encoded by the coding sequence ATGCCCAACCTAGCCAAGATCATCTTTCTGAAGGAGCTGAAAGAAACCCTGAGGGACAAGCGCGTTATCCTCGGCGTTATCGTCTCCCCCTTGCTCCTAACCCCCTGCCTCATGGGGGCTGCTATGTTTTTCGCCAGCAAAAAGGCAGTGGACCAGCAGACTGCCACCCTCGAGGTTGGCATCTACGAAGAAACCGCCTTTCCCGAGCTAACGGAGTACATCGAAAGCAATGACAGCCTCGCAGTCACTCGCTACGACAGCCGAGAGAGATCGATGGACGCGCTGAAGGCATTCGAATCTCGAGCCATCGTCGTAATCGCGCCCGAAGCGAGAGAGGTATTTCTGGCAAACGGATCCGCGCCCGTGGAGATAATTTACGACCAAGCCAATGAAAATTCGGGCAACGCCCACGGCCGTTTGAGAGGCATCCTAAACGAATTCAATCGCGAGCAAATACAACAGAGACTCGCCGCCTCAAACCTGGACGAAAGCTTCGTAAAACCAACCGAGCTCAAATCCACCAACATCGCCGATAAGTCCGCCATGGTGGGCTTCGCCCTGTCCATGTTTCTACCCTACCTCGTTGTGATGGGAGCGGCTTTTGGCGGATTAAACACCGCCTTCGACCTCTGCGCCGGTGAGAAGGAACGCGGCACCATGGAGACCTTGCTCGTATCCCCGGCTTCCCGCTACGAGATCGTGAAAGGTAAGCTCTTCACCATTTTCGCAGTCAGCTTGATTTCCGCGATCTGCTCCATCCTCGGAATCGTAATCGCCCTCACATTTGGCGGGCAGATTCTGGAAAATATCTTCGGTCAAAGCTTGCAGCTCTCTTACCTGAACCTAGCGGCCTTGGTCATAATCGTGGTGCCACTTGCCTTGCTCAGCTCTTCAGCCTTACTTCTGGTGTCGACCTTCGCTCGAAATCCGAAGGAAGCCCAAGCCTACATTTTCCCATTCGTGGCCGTCTTCCTCTTTCCCGCCGTTATCTCATCAATCATCGGGGCGGAGAGCCCACTCTACACTAGCCTCATTCCTGTACTGAACATCGCACTCTCCATGAAACAGCTCCTCGGAAACGCCTTCGACCTGACTTTCTTCAGCCTAGCCCTGGTCAGCTCCATCGCCTACGCCTGGGCTTCCATCCGCCTAGTCGCCGCGTTTTTCCAACGGGAATCCATCCTTTTTAGATCCTGA
- a CDS encoding ATP-binding cassette domain-containing protein, which yields MIEANKLTKTFRDRKRGLVRAVDRVSFQCQPGQIFGLLGANGAGKTTTLRILGTLLEPTRGSATVAGFDVVKEPEKVRRSIGFLSNGTALYGRLTAREMLGYFGRLNGLEGSQLKSRVDELIERLEIGDFEKGRCDKLSTGQKQRVSIARSIIHRPPVMIFDEPTTGLDVMTSQTIMTFIEQCRDEGLTVVFSTHIMSEVERLCDEVAIVHHGRIATEGTVAELKAQAGEEVLENAFLKIVQGFDLETPAAEASASPNA from the coding sequence GTGATCGAAGCCAATAAGCTGACCAAAACCTTCCGCGACAGGAAACGCGGGCTCGTTCGAGCCGTCGACCGAGTTTCCTTTCAATGCCAGCCCGGCCAAATCTTCGGCCTACTCGGAGCCAATGGGGCGGGAAAGACCACCACTCTGCGAATACTCGGCACCCTTCTCGAACCTACCAGAGGTTCAGCAACCGTGGCGGGATTCGACGTCGTGAAGGAACCGGAAAAAGTTCGTCGTTCCATCGGCTTCCTTTCCAACGGGACCGCTCTCTACGGAAGACTAACTGCACGCGAGATGCTAGGGTACTTCGGACGGCTGAATGGACTCGAAGGAAGCCAGCTTAAGTCGCGGGTCGACGAGCTGATCGAACGCCTCGAAATTGGCGACTTCGAAAAAGGTCGCTGCGACAAGCTGTCTACCGGTCAAAAGCAGCGCGTATCGATTGCCCGTTCTATAATCCACCGCCCGCCGGTCATGATTTTTGACGAACCCACCACTGGACTCGACGTCATGACTTCACAGACGATCATGACCTTCATCGAGCAATGTCGGGACGAGGGCCTCACCGTGGTCTTTTCTACACACATTATGAGCGAAGTGGAGCGGCTTTGCGACGAAGTGGCCATCGTTCATCACGGCAGGATCGCCACCGAAGGGACGGTTGCGGAACTGAAAGCTCAAGCCGGCGAGGAGGTGCTGGAAAACGCCTTCTTAAAGATCGTGCAGGGATTCGATTTGGAAACTCCAGCCGCCGAGGCCTCTGCCTCACCTAACGCCTAA
- the ribB gene encoding 3,4-dihydroxy-2-butanone-4-phosphate synthase: MAESAEVAVFDSVEEAIAEIAAGRPVIVTDDEDRENEGDLVFAASLASVENVNMMIQHARGLICVPCTPPHLHRLGISPMVQENRESHKTDFTVSVDASEGITTGISAYDRFHTIKLLSDPDTRPDQLVQPGHVFPLKAKSGGVLERAGHTEAAVDLAALAGLFPCAVICEILNDDGTMSRTPELFEFKKRFGLKMISIASLIKYRHERENLVELVSECPFESEYGSFTMKVFRSSLDGREHVALVAGEISGEPTLVRMHAENIVKDIFNPADSSGEDSVSLAMKRLAKEGNGALVYIRRPAGGLVDSPEAKKMSLREYGIGAQILSALGVRKIRLLSQSNRNLIALDGYDLEIVETVAL, translated from the coding sequence ATGGCGGAAAGCGCAGAAGTTGCAGTATTTGATTCGGTGGAAGAAGCGATCGCTGAGATCGCGGCAGGGCGGCCGGTTATCGTAACCGATGACGAGGACAGGGAGAACGAAGGAGACCTCGTTTTCGCCGCGTCTCTCGCCTCGGTGGAGAACGTCAATATGATGATTCAGCACGCTAGAGGTTTGATATGCGTGCCTTGCACTCCGCCGCATTTGCATCGTTTGGGGATCAGCCCGATGGTGCAGGAAAACCGGGAGTCTCATAAGACCGATTTCACCGTCTCGGTCGACGCGTCGGAAGGTATAACCACCGGCATCAGCGCTTACGACCGGTTTCACACCATCAAGTTGCTGTCCGACCCGGATACGCGTCCGGACCAACTCGTTCAGCCAGGGCATGTTTTTCCGCTTAAGGCAAAGTCTGGTGGCGTGCTGGAGCGGGCTGGGCATACGGAGGCGGCAGTGGATTTGGCCGCCTTGGCAGGCTTGTTTCCCTGTGCCGTCATTTGCGAAATCCTGAACGACGACGGAACCATGTCGCGCACTCCTGAGCTTTTTGAGTTCAAGAAGCGTTTTGGTCTGAAGATGATTTCCATCGCCTCTCTCATCAAATACCGGCACGAGCGGGAAAATTTGGTGGAGCTGGTGAGTGAGTGCCCCTTCGAGAGCGAGTACGGAAGTTTTACCATGAAGGTTTTCCGGAGCTCCTTAGACGGCCGTGAGCATGTGGCGCTGGTTGCGGGAGAAATTTCAGGAGAGCCGACCCTGGTCCGCATGCATGCGGAGAACATAGTAAAGGACATTTTCAATCCGGCTGACTCGTCGGGCGAGGACTCCGTATCTCTCGCCATGAAACGTCTCGCCAAGGAAGGAAATGGAGCCTTGGTCTACATCCGCCGCCCAGCGGGTGGCTTGGTGGATTCGCCGGAGGCTAAGAAGATGAGCCTGCGCGAGTACGGAATAGGAGCGCAGATCCTCTCTGCCCTTGGGGTTCGCAAGATTCGTCTCTTGTCGCAGAGCAATCGCAACTTGATCGCTTTGGACGGCTACGATTTGGAGATCGTGGAAACCGTTGCCCTTTAG